One genomic region from Anabaena sp. PCC 7108 encodes:
- the chrA gene encoding chromate efflux transporter, translated as MNKLPLSRLGEVAKLFLKLGMIGFGGPVAHIAMIEDEVVKRRQWLTREHFLDLLGATNLIPGPNSTEMAIHIGYIYAGWLGLIVAGVCFILPAVLITGVLAGIYVNYGTLPQVAPLLYGIKPAVLAIILNAIWGLAKKAVKTRQLLVIAIMVGVVTFFWKVNEIIALLIGGFLGMLWLNRHNQNHTPGNQTNLLIAGLTIGATWQVTSVSAVSVPLWQLGWFFLKVGSVLFGGGYLLVAFLQGGLVEEYGWLTQQQLLDAIAIGQFTPGPVLSTATFIGYVLAGMPGAIVATLGIFLPSFLFVAALNPLIPRLRTSAWTRAFLDSVNVSAVALMVLATLQLAIATLTIQKAPYMDFIASAIALISVILVLRYRINAAWLVCGGGLIGWVAYLFGYIP; from the coding sequence ATGAATAAATTACCATTAAGTCGTTTGGGTGAAGTTGCTAAACTATTTTTAAAATTAGGGATGATTGGTTTTGGCGGACCAGTTGCCCATATTGCCATGATAGAAGATGAGGTAGTCAAGCGCCGTCAGTGGCTGACGCGAGAACATTTTTTAGATTTGCTAGGTGCAACTAACTTAATTCCTGGTCCAAATTCCACAGAAATGGCGATTCATATTGGATACATTTATGCAGGATGGTTGGGGCTAATTGTAGCGGGTGTTTGTTTTATTTTACCTGCGGTTTTAATTACAGGTGTACTTGCTGGAATTTATGTCAATTATGGTACTTTACCCCAAGTTGCACCTTTACTTTATGGAATTAAACCGGCTGTTTTAGCCATTATCCTCAATGCTATTTGGGGCTTGGCAAAAAAAGCAGTGAAAACACGCCAATTGTTAGTAATTGCAATAATGGTTGGGGTGGTAACATTTTTCTGGAAAGTCAATGAAATAATTGCTCTATTAATTGGCGGATTTTTAGGTATGCTTTGGTTAAATCGTCATAATCAAAATCATACTCCCGGAAATCAGACTAATTTATTAATTGCTGGTTTAACTATAGGTGCAACTTGGCAAGTAACATCAGTAAGTGCTGTATCTGTGCCTTTGTGGCAATTGGGCTGGTTCTTTCTGAAAGTTGGTAGTGTTTTGTTTGGTGGTGGCTATTTATTAGTAGCCTTTTTGCAAGGCGGATTAGTTGAAGAATATGGCTGGTTGACACAACAGCAGTTACTAGATGCGATCGCAATTGGTCAATTTACTCCTGGCCCAGTTCTTTCTACTGCTACCTTTATTGGTTATGTCCTCGCTGGTATGCCTGGTGCAATCGTGGCTACCTTGGGAATTTTTCTGCCTTCATTTTTGTTCGTTGCTGCTTTAAACCCCTTGATTCCCCGTTTACGTACCTCTGCTTGGACAAGGGCTTTTTTAGATTCTGTCAATGTTAGTGCTGTGGCGCTCATGGTATTGGCTACGCTGCAATTGGCAATAGCGACATTAACAATACAAAAAGCGCCTTATATGGATTTTATTGCCAGTGCGATCGCTCTCATCTCAGTAATTTTAGTACTGCGCTACCGCATTAATGCTGCATGGTTAGTATGCGGTGGTGGTTTAATTGGCTGGGTTGCTTATTTATTTGGATACATTCCATAA
- a CDS encoding HipA family kinase, whose translation MNNEINIEEDRARWKLSLEELLKNPEEPVIITTFRRYLTSSASPVFARGMDKCEYVIKGQQAGRQIITDHIVAQLGSAIGAPVGKPQIVEISKDLLELDPKFAFLSPGKAHATHFIPNCFDDRDTRIYKDHSGNRERFALLSVLFGWVESQDEQFIYQKAHPCLVSSVDHGRFFPGGYD comes from the coding sequence GTGAACAACGAAATAAATATAGAAGAAGATAGGGCAAGATGGAAACTTTCTTTAGAAGAATTACTTAAAAATCCTGAAGAACCAGTAATCATAACTACATTTCGGCGTTATTTGACTTCTTCAGCTAGTCCAGTTTTTGCTAGAGGAATGGATAAATGTGAGTATGTTATCAAAGGACAACAAGCTGGTCGGCAAATTATTACCGATCACATCGTAGCTCAATTAGGTTCAGCAATAGGAGCGCCAGTTGGTAAACCCCAAATTGTTGAAATTTCAAAAGATTTACTGGAACTAGATCCAAAATTTGCCTTCTTATCTCCTGGTAAAGCCCATGCAACTCATTTTATTCCTAACTGTTTTGATGATCGTGATACTCGCATATATAAAGATCACTCTGGAAATAGAGAACGGTTTGCTTTGTTAAGTGTCTTATTTGGTTGGGTTGAAAGTCAAGATGAGCAATTTATATATCAGAAAGCCCATCCTTGTTTAGTATCTTCTGTAGATCATGGGCGCTTTTTTCCAGGTGGATATGATTAG
- a CDS encoding DUF3037 domain-containing protein has protein sequence MASRYSIIQYVPDPITDERINIGVIAFDKQNIRIRFLKNWLSWKRVQIFGMEDIKFLKDFAHRMEKNVKEGYLFSEDNLNEVPYQERILKIAQEWINSIQITEPRGSLDSVDNLLEDIANTYLREIKPPSKPKGSITSRRRQKIVSFNLYPRIKTKLGEKPQ, from the coding sequence ATGGCAAGTAGATACAGTATAATTCAGTATGTTCCTGATCCGATCACAGATGAACGGATCAATATTGGCGTGATTGCTTTTGATAAGCAAAATATTCGTATACGCTTTCTCAAGAATTGGCTAAGTTGGAAAAGAGTGCAAATTTTTGGTATGGAAGATATTAAATTTCTCAAAGATTTTGCTCACCGCATGGAGAAAAACGTTAAAGAAGGATATTTATTTTCAGAAGACAATCTGAATGAAGTTCCCTATCAAGAAAGAATCTTGAAGATAGCACAAGAATGGATAAATAGTATTCAAATTACAGAACCACGTGGTTCATTAGATAGTGTTGATAATTTACTAGAAGATATTGCTAATACTTATTTGCGTGAAATAAAACCCCCATCAAAGCCGAAAGGATCAATAACTTCAAGGAGAAGGCAAAAAATTGTCAGTTTCAATTTATATCCACGCATCAAAACCAAATTGGGAGAAAAACCTCAATAA
- a CDS encoding MFS transporter — translation MKDSDLNLPKSLTSQKLDLKTKLAYGAGDLGPAITSNIAIFFLLVFFTNVAGIPAGLAGSILMIGKIWDAVNDPIVGWLTDKTKSRRWGRRLPWMLYGAIPFGIFFFLQWIVPKFSVEQSSNIWPLFWYYVAIGVISQAFFTVVNLPYTAMTPELSQDYDERTSLNSFRFTFSIGGSILSLILAQIVFSQIADPQEQYIVLAAICTVISVLALYWCVYGTRNRIMAFEAKRLQLEEPAEIPFIEQLKIVFTNKPFLFVIAIYLFSWLGVQITASIIPYFVIYCMGLKNSDVPTVLIAVQATALLMLFVWSNLSKKLGKKLVYFLGMSIWIIAAAGLFFLKSNQIGLMYLMAVMAGVGVSTAYLIPWSMIPDVIELDELQTGQRREGIFYGFMVLLQKFGLAFGLFIVGNALEASGFKAVVAGQSTLPIQPDSALFAIRIAVGPIPTICLIIGLILTFFYPITREMHAEIMLKLQERRENIGE, via the coding sequence ATGAAAGATTCTGACCTAAATTTGCCAAAATCTTTGACAAGTCAAAAATTAGATTTAAAAACTAAACTGGCTTATGGTGCTGGTGATTTGGGACCAGCGATTACTTCCAATATTGCCATCTTTTTTCTGTTGGTGTTTTTTACCAATGTCGCTGGTATTCCCGCTGGTTTAGCTGGCAGTATTTTGATGATTGGCAAAATTTGGGATGCTGTTAATGATCCCATTGTAGGATGGTTGACTGATAAAACGAAATCTCGTCGCTGGGGTCGTCGTTTACCTTGGATGCTATATGGGGCAATTCCCTTTGGGATTTTCTTTTTCTTACAGTGGATTGTACCAAAATTTAGTGTTGAGCAAAGCAGTAATATTTGGCCATTGTTCTGGTATTACGTAGCAATTGGCGTGATATCTCAGGCGTTTTTCACTGTTGTTAATTTACCTTACACGGCAATGACACCTGAACTATCTCAAGATTATGATGAACGGACTAGTTTAAATAGCTTTCGCTTTACTTTTTCTATTGGTGGCAGTATTTTATCGCTGATTTTAGCGCAAATTGTTTTTTCTCAAATCGCAGATCCTCAAGAACAGTATATAGTTTTAGCCGCAATTTGTACTGTAATTTCTGTTTTAGCTTTGTATTGGTGCGTTTACGGTACACGCAATCGCATTATGGCTTTTGAGGCTAAACGTCTGCAACTTGAGGAACCAGCAGAAATTCCTTTTATTGAACAACTAAAAATAGTCTTTACTAATAAACCATTTCTATTTGTGATTGCTATCTATCTTTTTTCTTGGTTAGGTGTACAAATCACAGCGAGCATAATTCCTTATTTTGTTATTTACTGTATGGGACTGAAAAATTCAGATGTTCCCACGGTTCTGATTGCTGTACAAGCAACTGCGTTATTAATGCTATTCGTTTGGAGTAATTTAAGTAAAAAACTTGGTAAAAAGCTAGTTTATTTTCTGGGAATGAGCATTTGGATTATCGCCGCGGCGGGACTATTTTTCTTAAAATCTAATCAAATTGGGTTGATGTATTTAATGGCTGTCATGGCTGGTGTTGGTGTTTCTACAGCTTATTTAATTCCCTGGTCAATGATTCCTGATGTGATTGAGTTAGATGAACTACAAACTGGACAAAGAAGAGAAGGAATTTTTTATGGATTTATGGTTTTATTGCAAAAGTTTGGTTTAGCTTTTGGGCTATTTATAGTCGGTAATGCTTTAGAAGCTTCTGGTTTTAAAGCAGTTGTCGCTGGACAAAGTACGCTTCCTATACAACCTGATTCAGCATTATTTGCTATTCGGATTGCTGTGGGACCGATACCGACAATTTGTTTAATTATTGGTTTGATTTTAACTTTTTTCTATCCGATTACCCGCGAGATGCACGCAGAAATTATGTTGAAGTTGCAAGAACGACGAGAGAATATTGGGGAATAA
- a CDS encoding phosphoribosyltransferase — protein sequence MSDLYISWSDYHHKIEQLAVKIYQSSWQFNQIVCLARGGLRVGDLLSRIYNQPLAILATSSYNGAGKQERGGLIVSPHLTMTTDTLGSRILLVDDLVDSGITLQQTIPWLQQYSQYSIAEIRTAVIWYKSCSVITPNYYADYLPNNPWIHQPFEKYEHTTPAELEVKLSQPC from the coding sequence ATGTCAGACCTTTACATTTCTTGGTCAGATTATCACCATAAAATTGAACAATTAGCTGTGAAGATTTATCAATCCAGTTGGCAATTTAACCAAATTGTCTGTCTTGCTAGAGGTGGACTGCGAGTGGGTGATCTATTATCACGGATATACAATCAACCTTTAGCAATTTTAGCGACATCATCTTATAACGGTGCTGGTAAGCAAGAAAGAGGAGGTTTAATAGTTTCCCCTCACCTAACGATGACTACCGACACATTAGGTTCCCGGATTCTGCTAGTAGATGATTTAGTAGACTCTGGGATTACTCTTCAACAAACTATTCCTTGGCTACAACAATATAGTCAGTACTCAATTGCAGAAATCCGTACTGCCGTAATTTGGTATAAATCCTGTTCTGTTATTACTCCCAATTACTATGCTGATTATCTACCTAATAACCCCTGGATTCATCAACCTTTTGAAAAGTATGAACATACAACCCCGGCAGAACTGGAGGTAAAATTGAGTCAACCTTGTTGA